TATTTTAGGGTTGTCTTTTGGTGCAAAGGCTACAAAAATAGAATGGTCTGTTAACTGAGTTTTTACACCATCAATTTTAGCATAATTTTCAGCAGTTCCTGTTTTTCCACAAATTTCTATTCCTTCGACTTGTAAGTTTTTGGCAGTACCTTTATTAAATACATCAAACATTCCTTCTACAACTGGTTCGAAGTGTTTTCTGTCTATCGTTGTATATCTTGGTGTGGTATATTTTTCGTCAATAGGTATGCCTTCAATTTCTTTTATGATATGAGGTGTTACAAAATAACCACGATTAGCAATTGCTGCAACCATGTTTGCTAGTTGTATCGGCGTGGTTTCAACTTCTCCTTGCCCAATAGCATTAGAGGTCATAAATGTAGAGCTCCATCGATTTTTGCCATACCATTTATCGTAAAACTTACTATCAGGAATTCTTCCTTTTCTTCCAACCACTAAATCGTAACCTAAATAGTCACCCAAGCCAAAACTTTTGACGTGATTACTCCAAACATCCATACCTTCAGCAGAGGTAGGATATTTTTCTAAAATTCGTCTGTAGACATTTACAAAATAGGAGTTACAAGATTCATAAATACCTAAATTCATATTAACGGGACTTCTATGACTGTGGCAACCGTGTAGTTTTTTTCCATTGTAGTAATAGCCCATTCTACATGTAAATTGTTCTTGACTAGTCACGACTCCTTCTTGTAATCCAATTAAGGCATTGATTACTTTAAAGGGAGATCCAGGTGGGTATTGTGCTTGTAGGCCTCTGTCAAACGTTGGATTTGCTATGGAATCGTTATATAATTTTGTGAAATTTTTAGAGCGATCTCTACCTACCAGGATATTAGGGTCGTAACTAGGACCAGAGACTAAAGCTAAAATTTCGCCAGATTTTGGGTCTAATGCAATAATACCTCCACGTTTGTTGGTCATTAATAATTCACCATAAGCCTGTAATTTAGCATCAATGGTTATTTTAATATCTTTGCCTGCTTCAGGTAGTGTATCATGAATACCGTCTTGATAAGGCCCTAAGTTTCTATTGAATCTGTCTTTTTGAATAAATTTAATTCCTTTTTGGCCACGTAAAGTCGATTCATAGGAGGCTTCAACTCCAGCTTTACCAATTAAATCTCCAGATTGGTAGTAGTTATCGTTTTTTATGTTTCTATCATTAACTTCTCCTATATCTCCTAAAACATTAGCGCCAATAGTTGTTTCGTATTTTCTTAAACTTCGTTTTTGAATATAGAAGCCTTCATATTTTCGCATTTTTTCTTGTAGAATGGCGTAATCTTCTTTGGATAAATGGGATACAAATACAAAAGGTAATCTAGGTGAGCGTCTTTTAGCTTTCGCGTATTTGTCTTTAAAAGATTGTTTTGTGATTTTTAACAATTTACAAAACTCTGTCGTGTCTAAAGGTTTTACTTCTCTGGGTATAACCATGACATCATAAGACGGTTGGTTGGATACTAGAAGTTTTCCATTTCTGTCGTAGACAAAACCACGTTTAGGATAGTCAAAAACTTTTCTAATGGCATTGTCTTGATATAAGTTAGTAGACCTTGCATTATAAATTTGAAGATAAAATAGACGACCAGTAAAAACAATCCCAACGATTATTACAGATAAAAGAAGTAAAAGTTTTCTCATTTAGTTTTTTTGCTAAAAATGGACGTTATTAACATGCAGAGTATAATAGTGAATATACTTGAAAACAACGTGTTTTGTAACACAAAAAGTATCTTAGAAATGTTAAAAATTTCAAATAGAAAATAAACAAAGGTGTGGACAACGCTTAAAATAGAAATATAGGTTAATTTTTGACCAAAATCAATATTGTTAAACTTAAGGGCTTGGTGCTCGTAGACCGCACCAAAACTAAACTTTAAAATAGCAGGTCTTATAAACGCAGTCACTAAAGCAGCGCTGGCATTAATACCGCCTGAGTCCATAAAAACATCAATAATTAAGCCTAATAAAAAACTAAGAAATAAAAATAGAATCCGGTTGTTTTTTACGGGAAACAATATGATAAATAGGATATAAACGTGCGGGTTTATGTAGCCTAAAAAGTTTATTTTATTAAATAATAATACTTGTAGTAAAATAAGTATTATAAAACGTATAGTATGTATGGATAGAAGGTTATTCATTAGATTTTGATAAAGCTTCTATTAAGGGTTTGTCTTTGTTTTCA
This portion of the Olleya sp. Bg11-27 genome encodes:
- the mrdA gene encoding penicillin-binding protein 2, which translates into the protein MRKLLLLLSVIIVGIVFTGRLFYLQIYNARSTNLYQDNAIRKVFDYPKRGFVYDRNGKLLVSNQPSYDVMVIPREVKPLDTTEFCKLLKITKQSFKDKYAKAKRRSPRLPFVFVSHLSKEDYAILQEKMRKYEGFYIQKRSLRKYETTIGANVLGDIGEVNDRNIKNDNYYQSGDLIGKAGVEASYESTLRGQKGIKFIQKDRFNRNLGPYQDGIHDTLPEAGKDIKITIDAKLQAYGELLMTNKRGGIIALDPKSGEILALVSGPSYDPNILVGRDRSKNFTKLYNDSIANPTFDRGLQAQYPPGSPFKVINALIGLQEGVVTSQEQFTCRMGYYYNGKKLHGCHSHRSPVNMNLGIYESCNSYFVNVYRRILEKYPTSAEGMDVWSNHVKSFGLGDYLGYDLVVGRKGRIPDSKFYDKWYGKNRWSSTFMTSNAIGQGEVETTPIQLANMVAAIANRGYFVTPHIIKEIEGIPIDEKYTTPRYTTIDRKHFEPVVEGMFDVFNKGTAKNLQVEGIEICGKTGTAENYAKIDGVKTQLTDHSIFVAFAPKDNPKIAIAVFVENGYWGSRFAGRMASLMIEQYLKGSISRTDLEQWILTHSLENEYAKPQSGEPFSINRGSQLQIVPAPNKKNTYTTLKKT